The following proteins are encoded in a genomic region of Gemmatimonadota bacterium:
- a CDS encoding TolC family protein — MIHRRTRHRMLGVGLAWMLAAPGLAAQQRDASGGEGQSGEVRTLTLDDALRIARAQSPVFRQVANDESESTWQVRNAWASFLPSASVTTSASYQAEGRQRFGLFTSADIGAGTTTDYLSSDYGFTLSYNLSAATFARVGSARADARATEARVEAAEFDLQSNVTAQYLAALRARASVGAAQRSLDRATENMDLAVARVSAGAASPLDRQQADIDQSRAQVALLRAENALRAETSRLLEQIGLQDAGPIALVEERGVVEPVWEGEDLTARALGGHPSLRALQEAEKARDADIWTQRSQYFPQLSMQANWSGFAREAGNESYLITQAQQGLASARADCELLNSISAGLSSPLSGYPRNCASFQLTPADQAALLDNNKVFPFSWDPDPFSMRVQVSLPLFDPFTRKLQVERARNAADDAREARRAEELRLQTAVTQALDDLRTAYRVVGIEERARDLAEQNLEGAQERYRLGASSFLELLQAQEQFATAEQSHLGAVYDYHAARAVLEQAVGTRLELAGEPR; from the coding sequence GTGATCCATCGACGAACGCGACATCGGATGCTGGGCGTTGGCCTGGCGTGGATGCTGGCCGCGCCCGGGCTGGCCGCCCAGCAGCGGGACGCGTCGGGAGGCGAAGGCCAGAGCGGCGAGGTCCGGACCCTGACGCTGGACGACGCGCTGCGGATCGCCCGGGCCCAGAGCCCGGTCTTCCGGCAGGTGGCCAACGACGAGAGCGAGTCGACCTGGCAGGTCCGCAACGCCTGGGCGTCGTTCCTCCCGTCTGCTTCGGTCACGACGAGCGCCAGCTACCAGGCCGAAGGGCGCCAACGCTTCGGCCTCTTCACGAGCGCCGACATCGGCGCGGGCACCACCACGGACTACCTGTCCTCCGACTACGGCTTCACGCTCTCCTACAACCTGAGCGCGGCCACCTTTGCCCGCGTCGGTTCGGCGCGCGCGGACGCCCGAGCCACAGAAGCGCGCGTGGAGGCCGCCGAGTTCGATCTCCAGTCGAACGTGACCGCGCAGTACCTGGCTGCCTTGCGGGCGCGGGCCAGCGTCGGGGCCGCACAACGCTCCCTGGACCGAGCCACCGAGAACATGGATCTGGCCGTGGCGCGGGTCTCCGCCGGCGCGGCCTCTCCTCTCGATCGCCAGCAAGCGGACATCGACCAATCGCGGGCGCAGGTCGCGCTCTTGCGCGCGGAGAACGCGCTCCGGGCCGAGACCTCGCGTCTGCTCGAGCAGATCGGCCTCCAGGACGCCGGCCCGATCGCGCTGGTCGAGGAACGGGGCGTGGTGGAGCCGGTGTGGGAAGGCGAGGACCTCACGGCGCGCGCGCTCGGCGGACATCCGTCCCTGCGGGCGCTCCAGGAGGCCGAGAAGGCGCGGGATGCGGACATCTGGACGCAGCGCAGCCAATACTTCCCCCAGCTCAGCATGCAGGCCAACTGGTCCGGCTTCGCTCGGGAGGCCGGCAACGAATCGTACCTCATCACACAGGCGCAGCAGGGTCTCGCCTCCGCGCGTGCGGACTGCGAGCTGCTGAATTCCATCTCGGCCGGGCTGTCCTCGCCGCTGTCCGGCTATCCCAGGAACTGCGCGTCCTTCCAGCTCACGCCGGCGGACCAGGCGGCCCTGCTCGACAACAACAAGGTGTTCCCGTTCTCCTGGGATCCAGACCCGTTCTCGATGAGGGTGCAGGTCTCGCTGCCGCTCTTCGATCCGTTCACGCGCAAGCTCCAGGTCGAGCGTGCGCGCAACGCCGCGGACGATGCCCGTGAGGCGCGCCGCGCCGAAGAGCTGCGTCTGCAGACGGCCGTCACGCAGGCCCTCGACGACCTGCGCACGGCCTACCGCGTGGTGGGAATCGAGGAACGCGCCCGGGATCTCGCGGAGCAGAACCTGGAGGGCGCACAGGAGCGCTACCGCCTGGGGGCGAGCAGCTTCCTGGAGCTCTTGCAGGCCCAGGAGCAGTTCGCCACCGCGGAGCAGAGCCACCTCGGTGCCGTCTACGACTACCACGCCGCGCGCGCCGTCCTGGAACAGGCCGTCGGGACGCGGCTCGAACTCGCCGGAGAGCCCCGATGA
- a CDS encoding HlyD family efflux transporter periplasmic adaptor subunit translates to MTQPERKDRERLSIASDEPKKERPSITGMDVRRSPQKSRKRLMIGGGIAVVVALLASTMLLDPALPAVDESSLLFGTVERGSFVREVRGPGTLVPEEVVYVSALTGGRVDRVLVDPGETVTDTTLLLVMSNPDVELEALQGENQLTAARASLVQLERDLGMQTLQRRSQVAQSRAAAQNARREAEVAQELLAKELISPNEAQRQVESADALAIQVETQQGELELLERTVENQLSVQRDQVARLAAIRDYQRRRVASMEVRAGSGGVLQDLSLEVGQWVQPGTQLARVAQPGKLKAELRVPETQARDVQIGQAAIIDTRTDSVAGSVRRIDPNVQNGTVMVEVRLEGDLPPGARSDLSVDGTIEIERLDDVLHMERPAYGQANGTVSLFRMVEGSDEAERVTVRLGQSSVNRIEIVEGLREGDRVVLSDLPRWQDADRIRIR, encoded by the coding sequence ATGACGCAGCCCGAGCGCAAGGACCGGGAACGCCTCTCCATCGCGAGCGACGAGCCCAAGAAGGAGCGACCGTCCATCACGGGCATGGATGTGCGGCGCTCTCCGCAGAAGTCGCGCAAGCGCTTGATGATCGGCGGAGGCATCGCGGTCGTCGTGGCCCTGCTGGCGTCCACGATGCTGCTCGATCCCGCCCTGCCGGCGGTGGACGAGAGCTCGTTGCTGTTCGGGACGGTGGAGCGCGGCTCCTTCGTGCGCGAGGTGCGCGGCCCCGGGACATTGGTTCCCGAAGAGGTCGTATACGTCTCGGCGCTGACGGGCGGACGGGTGGATCGTGTGCTCGTCGATCCCGGAGAGACCGTGACGGACACGACGCTGCTGCTGGTGATGAGCAATCCGGACGTGGAGCTGGAGGCCCTGCAGGGCGAGAACCAGCTCACCGCGGCCCGGGCCAGCCTGGTGCAGCTCGAGCGCGATCTGGGCATGCAGACCCTGCAGCGGCGGAGCCAGGTGGCCCAGAGCCGTGCGGCCGCCCAGAACGCGCGTCGTGAGGCGGAGGTGGCCCAGGAGCTCCTGGCGAAGGAGCTGATCTCCCCCAACGAGGCGCAACGCCAGGTGGAGAGCGCCGACGCGCTGGCCATCCAGGTGGAGACCCAGCAGGGGGAGTTGGAGCTGCTCGAGCGCACCGTGGAGAATCAGCTCTCGGTGCAGCGCGACCAGGTCGCCCGTCTCGCGGCCATCCGCGACTACCAGCGGCGACGGGTGGCGTCGATGGAGGTGCGGGCCGGCTCCGGCGGCGTGCTCCAGGACCTGTCGTTGGAGGTGGGGCAGTGGGTCCAGCCCGGGACCCAGCTGGCCCGGGTCGCCCAACCGGGCAAGCTGAAGGCCGAGCTGCGGGTGCCCGAGACCCAGGCGCGCGACGTCCAGATCGGGCAGGCCGCGATCATCGACACCCGGACCGACTCGGTGGCCGGTTCGGTGCGCCGGATCGATCCGAACGTGCAGAACGGGACCGTGATGGTGGAGGTCCGGCTCGAAGGGGACCTCCCGCCGGGCGCCCGATCCGACCTGAGCGTGGACGGCACGATCGAGATCGAGCGTCTGGACGACGTGCTCCACATGGAGCGCCCGGCCTACGGGCAGGCCAACGGGACGGTCAGTCTGTTCCGGATGGTGGAGGGCAGTGATGAGGCCGAGCGGGTCACCGTCCGGCTGGGTCAAAGCAGCGTTAATCGCATTGAGATCGTCGAAGGGTTGAGGGAGGGAGACCGGGTGGTGTTGTCGGACCTGCCGCGGTGGCAGGACGCCGATCGGATCCGCATTCGCTGA
- a CDS encoding ABC transporter ATP-binding protein codes for MTENGQKTLIELEGVRKVYFTEEVETHALSDIHLDIREGEFVSIAGPSGCGKSTLLSILGLLDTPTSGIYRLDGNSVAELDSSTRARIRNRHIGFIFQAFNLIGDLNVYENVELPLTYRGGMSASERKERTLHALERVGMTHRQTHYPVQLSGGQQQRVAVARAVVGSPLILLADEPTGNLDSKNGEAVMDLLRSLHDEGSTICMVTHDPRYAEYAARSIHLFDGQIVEDIERPERAVRELRESGYEIQA; via the coding sequence ATGACCGAGAATGGACAGAAGACGCTGATCGAGCTTGAGGGTGTGCGGAAGGTGTACTTCACCGAGGAGGTGGAGACCCACGCGCTCTCCGACATCCACCTGGACATCCGCGAGGGCGAGTTCGTGTCGATCGCCGGACCGTCCGGGTGCGGAAAGTCGACCCTGCTCTCCATCCTGGGTCTGCTGGACACGCCCACGTCCGGCATCTACCGGTTGGACGGCAATTCCGTGGCGGAGCTCGACAGCTCCACCCGGGCGCGGATCCGCAACCGCCACATCGGGTTCATCTTCCAGGCCTTCAACCTGATCGGCGATCTCAACGTGTACGAGAACGTCGAGCTGCCGCTCACGTATCGGGGCGGCATGTCCGCGTCCGAGCGTAAGGAGCGCACGCTGCACGCGCTGGAGCGGGTGGGGATGACGCATCGCCAGACCCACTACCCGGTGCAGCTCTCCGGCGGTCAGCAGCAGCGTGTGGCCGTGGCCCGCGCGGTGGTGGGCAGCCCGCTCATCCTGCTGGCGGACGAGCCGACCGGGAACCTGGACTCCAAGAACGGCGAGGCGGTGATGGACCTGCTGCGCTCGCTGCACGACGAGGGGTCGACGATCTGCATGGTGACCCACGACCCGCGGTATGCCGAGTACGCGGCGCGCTCCATCCACCTCTTCGACGGCCAGATCGTCGAGGACATCGAGCGGCCGGAGCGGGCCGTGCGCGAGCTGCGCGAAAGCGGGTACGAGATCCAGGCCTGA
- a CDS encoding ABC transporter ATP-binding protein produces the protein MIQLRGVEKWYPYQGGRTWVLRNVDLDIEPGDFLTIMGPSGAGKSTLLSILGMMDSEYDGEYRFHGRDLRTLKGKQRAALNKEHVGFVFQRFHLLDDLTVYENIEVPLTYRDVRRSEREARVAEVLDRFNIVAKKDLFPNQLSGGQQQLVAVARAVISRPSLLLADEPTGSLHSSQGDEIMALLAELNREGTTIVQVTHDPRVAEVGKRLIQLQDGWITPRAAGLRAAGV, from the coding sequence ATGATCCAGCTTCGCGGTGTCGAGAAATGGTATCCCTACCAGGGCGGACGCACCTGGGTGCTCCGCAACGTCGATCTCGACATCGAGCCGGGTGACTTCCTCACGATCATGGGCCCCTCGGGGGCCGGGAAGTCCACGCTGCTGTCCATCCTGGGCATGATGGACAGCGAGTACGACGGCGAGTACCGCTTCCATGGTCGGGACCTGCGGACCCTCAAGGGGAAGCAGCGGGCGGCGCTCAACAAGGAGCACGTGGGGTTCGTCTTCCAACGATTCCACCTGCTCGACGATCTCACCGTGTACGAGAACATCGAGGTCCCCCTGACCTATCGCGACGTGCGCCGCTCCGAGCGGGAGGCACGGGTCGCGGAGGTGCTGGACCGCTTCAACATCGTCGCCAAGAAGGATCTGTTCCCCAATCAGCTCTCGGGCGGGCAGCAGCAGCTGGTGGCCGTGGCGCGGGCGGTGATCTCCCGACCCTCGCTGCTCCTGGCGGACGAGCCCACGGGGAGCCTGCACTCGAGCCAGGGGGACGAGATCATGGCGCTCCTGGCGGAGCTGAACCGCGAGGGCACGACCATTGTCCAGGTCACCCACGACCCGCGGGTCGCCGAGGTCGGCAAGCGGCTCATCCAGCTCCAGGACGGCTGGATCACGCCGCGGGCGGCGGGGCTGCGGGCCGCCGGGGTCTGA
- a CDS encoding sigma-54 dependent transcriptional regulator, with product MEEASATPRILIADDQPDVLRALRLLLEGEGFETVTATSPAGIGSLVEKGDLDAVLMDLNYARDTTSGREGLSLLPRLKAYDPTLPIVVMTAWGSVEGAVEAIRKGAGDYIEKPWDNARLLSTLTAQVELGRAMRRAARLEGENRSLRERDAPALIARSHAMQPVLRLIERVAPADATVLVTGPPGSGKEVVARRLHALSRRAERPLVAVNAGGLSETLFESEMFGHVKGAFTDARSDRVGFFEMADQGTLFLDEVGNLTGSQQAKLLRVLETGEFQRVGSSRTRKVDVRLLAATNADLPALVAEDRFREDLLYRLKPVEIRLPPLRDRREDIPLLAGYFLEQQARRYGRALHFSEGAMRALLGYPWPGNVRELRHAVERAVLLAERDTVEAEHLALETPVRPAGPEQWEDLTLDEAERVLIQKALLRFGGNVTQAAEALGLSRSALYRRLDRYDLQS from the coding sequence GTGGAGGAGGCGTCCGCTACCCCGCGCATCCTCATCGCCGACGATCAGCCGGACGTCCTGCGTGCCCTGCGGTTGTTGCTCGAGGGCGAGGGCTTCGAGACCGTGACGGCCACGTCCCCGGCCGGGATCGGCTCGCTGGTGGAGAAGGGCGATCTGGACGCGGTGCTGATGGACCTCAACTACGCGCGCGACACCACCTCCGGGCGGGAAGGTCTGTCGCTCCTGCCGCGCCTCAAGGCCTACGACCCGACGCTGCCCATCGTGGTGATGACGGCCTGGGGCTCCGTGGAGGGCGCCGTCGAGGCCATCCGCAAGGGCGCGGGCGACTACATCGAGAAGCCGTGGGACAACGCGCGTCTGCTCAGCACCCTGACGGCCCAGGTGGAGTTGGGACGCGCGATGCGGCGCGCGGCCCGGCTGGAGGGCGAGAACCGCTCGCTGCGCGAACGGGACGCGCCCGCGCTCATCGCGCGTTCGCACGCCATGCAGCCGGTGCTCCGCCTGATCGAGCGCGTCGCCCCGGCCGACGCCACCGTGCTCGTGACCGGACCGCCCGGGAGCGGCAAGGAGGTCGTGGCCCGACGGCTCCATGCCCTGTCCCGGCGGGCGGAGCGCCCGCTCGTGGCCGTCAACGCCGGTGGGCTGTCCGAGACGCTCTTCGAAAGCGAGATGTTCGGGCACGTGAAGGGCGCCTTCACGGACGCGCGCAGCGACCGGGTGGGCTTCTTCGAGATGGCCGACCAGGGCACGTTGTTCCTGGACGAGGTGGGCAACCTGACCGGGTCGCAGCAGGCCAAGCTGCTGCGTGTCCTCGAGACCGGGGAGTTCCAGCGGGTCGGGTCGTCCCGCACGCGCAAGGTCGATGTCCGCCTGCTGGCGGCCACGAATGCGGACCTGCCCGCCCTGGTGGCGGAGGACCGCTTCCGGGAGGACCTGCTCTATCGCCTGAAGCCGGTCGAGATCCGCCTGCCCCCCCTGCGGGATCGCAGGGAGGACATCCCGCTGTTGGCCGGGTACTTTCTGGAGCAACAGGCCCGCCGCTATGGGCGAGCCCTCCACTTCTCCGAGGGCGCCATGCGGGCGCTGCTGGGGTACCCCTGGCCCGGGAACGTGCGCGAGCTGCGCCACGCGGTGGAACGCGCCGTGCTCCTGGCGGAGCGGGACACGGTGGAGGCGGAGCACCTGGCGTTGGAGACCCCGGTGCGCCCCGCTGGACCGGAGCAGTGGGAGGACCTCACGCTGGACGAGGCCGAGCGCGTGCTCATCCAGAAGGCGCTCCTCCGCTTCGGCGGCAACGTGACGCAGGCGGCCGAGGCCCTGGGGCTCAGCCGCAGCGCGCTGTACCGACGATTGGATCGATACGACCTGCAGTCCTGA
- a CDS encoding ATP-binding protein has translation MRRLQLNYQRRIPLLALAAGLPAVVLALVLLWTGDFAGRVRWTLALLAVGSWLSIVRMLYVRLVRPLQSLSNTMAALHDGDYSMRARVGGPGDALGLIGHELNALGTTLREQRIGVLEATALLRRVMGEIDVVVLVFDAEDRLVLANRAGERLLGRSAESLHGRRADALGLGGLLSLKEPRVVDLRLPGASSRWEVRVSGLRQDGRPHRLLVLSDLSRALRDEERKAWRRLVRVLGHEINNSLAPIQSIARSLLKRGVRVDRPGAAAPEDLVMGLEVIANRSESLSRFMAAYARLARLPAPRLAPLDVEDWVRRVIGLEQRADVRVVPGPRVELAADGDQLEQLLINLIDNAVDASQETGGGVRVGWGVKGDMLEVWVEDDGPGIAETGNLFVPFFTTKPDGSGIGLALCREIAEAHHGSLSLENRSGTGGAVARLFLPLQAGARARGRTA, from the coding sequence ATGAGGCGACTCCAACTGAACTATCAGCGACGGATCCCCCTGCTGGCGCTGGCTGCGGGCCTGCCCGCGGTGGTGCTGGCGCTGGTGCTGCTGTGGACCGGCGACTTCGCGGGGCGCGTGCGCTGGACGCTGGCCCTGCTGGCCGTCGGGAGCTGGCTGAGCATCGTACGCATGCTCTACGTGCGTCTGGTGCGCCCGCTGCAGTCGCTCTCCAACACCATGGCCGCCCTCCACGACGGCGACTACTCGATGCGCGCCCGCGTGGGCGGGCCGGGGGACGCGCTGGGTCTCATCGGCCACGAGCTCAACGCGCTCGGCACGACCCTGCGCGAGCAGCGCATCGGTGTGCTGGAAGCCACGGCGCTGCTGCGGCGGGTCATGGGCGAGATCGACGTGGTCGTGCTCGTCTTCGACGCCGAGGACCGGCTGGTCCTGGCCAACCGGGCGGGGGAGCGCCTGCTGGGTCGCTCTGCGGAAAGCCTGCACGGACGCCGGGCCGACGCGTTGGGGCTCGGCGGGCTGCTCTCGCTCAAGGAGCCGCGCGTCGTGGATCTCCGGCTGCCGGGAGCATCCAGCCGCTGGGAGGTCCGGGTGAGCGGGCTGCGCCAGGACGGCCGGCCCCACCGGCTCCTGGTGCTGTCGGACCTGAGCCGGGCCCTGCGCGACGAGGAGCGGAAGGCCTGGCGGCGACTCGTGCGGGTGCTCGGACACGAGATCAACAACTCGCTGGCCCCCATCCAATCGATCGCGCGCAGCCTGCTCAAGCGCGGCGTGCGCGTCGACCGTCCCGGCGCCGCCGCGCCGGAAGACCTGGTGATGGGGCTCGAGGTCATCGCCAACCGCTCCGAGTCGTTGAGCCGCTTCATGGCGGCGTACGCGCGTCTGGCCCGTCTGCCGGCGCCGCGTCTGGCGCCCTTGGATGTGGAGGACTGGGTCCGCCGCGTCATCGGTCTGGAGCAGCGCGCGGACGTGCGCGTAGTACCCGGCCCTCGCGTCGAGCTCGCCGCGGACGGCGATCAGCTCGAGCAGCTCCTCATCAACCTGATCGACAACGCGGTGGATGCGAGCCAGGAGACGGGCGGTGGCGTGCGCGTCGGCTGGGGCGTGAAGGGCGACATGCTGGAGGTTTGGGTGGAGGACGACGGTCCCGGGATCGCGGAGACCGGCAATCTGTTCGTCCCGTTCTTCACCACGAAGCCCGACGGCTCCGGGATCGGGCTGGCCCTGTGTCGCGAGATCGCCGAGGCGCACCACGGGAGCCTCTCGCTGGAGAACCGCAGCGGGACGGGTGGGGCCGTGGCCCGCCTGTTCCTCCCGCTGCAGGCTGGCGCACGCGCCCGCGGCCGCACGGCCTAG
- a CDS encoding creatininase family protein — translation MRRSRLLPLLLVTIVAAPLSAQDLDEPRPIDGTDTVLLEEMTWMEVRDALAAGTTTVIVGTGGLEQNGPFVASGKHNFVLSATTEAIARELGDALVAPIVKFVPEGTIDPPSGHMRYHATISVREETFQALLTDIVSSLAQHGFRHIVLIGDSGGNQRGMEAVATALNARWGDAGARVHFIPEYYTEDMYSCDYLKAELGIHQQPDECVATRDRFHDDYHYSSIIATTDPERIRARQRMAVGLFHINGVDLAPLETTIANGRKLVEYRAQITARAIRRVRGY, via the coding sequence ATGCGCCGATCCCGTCTGCTCCCATTGCTCCTCGTGACCATCGTCGCGGCGCCCCTGTCGGCCCAGGACCTGGACGAGCCCCGTCCCATCGACGGGACCGATACCGTCCTCCTGGAGGAGATGACCTGGATGGAGGTCCGCGACGCCCTGGCGGCCGGGACCACCACAGTCATCGTGGGCACCGGAGGACTGGAGCAGAACGGACCGTTCGTGGCCAGCGGAAAGCACAACTTCGTGCTGTCGGCCACCACGGAGGCCATCGCGCGCGAGCTCGGTGACGCGCTCGTGGCCCCCATCGTGAAGTTCGTCCCGGAAGGAACGATCGATCCGCCGTCGGGCCACATGCGCTACCACGCCACCATCAGCGTGCGCGAGGAGACCTTCCAGGCGCTGCTCACCGACATCGTCTCCAGCCTGGCCCAGCACGGATTCCGGCACATCGTGCTGATCGGCGACAGCGGTGGGAACCAGCGCGGGATGGAGGCCGTCGCGACCGCGCTGAACGCCCGCTGGGGAGACGCGGGAGCGCGGGTGCATTTCATCCCGGAGTACTACACGGAGGACATGTACTCGTGTGACTACCTGAAGGCGGAGCTGGGCATCCACCAGCAACCCGACGAGTGCGTGGCCACCCGCGACCGCTTCCACGACGACTACCACTATTCGTCCATCATCGCGACCACGGATCCGGAGCGCATCCGCGCGCGTCAGCGGATGGCCGTCGGGCTCTTCCACATCAACGGTGTGGACCTGGCTCCGTTGGAGACGACGATCGCCAACGGTCGCAAGCTGGTGGAGTACCGGGCGCAGATCACGGCGCGCGCGATCCGACGGGTGCGGGGGTACTAG
- a CDS encoding FtsX-like permease family protein has translation MTAAVRTTGDAQAVLPALRAAVWSVDRRVPIANLAPLPDLIAATTARRQFALRLFGVFAALAVVLAASGLYGVLSAMVAEGTREIGIRGALGASRGGILRLVLGQSVRFALVGLGSGLVLSLLGARLLGSLLYGVAPWDPLTVAGVSAVLLGVAVLAAGLPAVRAARIDPADALRSV, from the coding sequence GTGACCGCCGCCGTGCGCACCACCGGCGACGCCCAAGCCGTGCTGCCCGCTCTGCGGGCGGCCGTCTGGTCGGTGGACAGGCGGGTTCCGATCGCCAACCTCGCGCCCCTCCCCGACCTCATCGCGGCCACCACGGCGCGCCGTCAATTCGCGCTGCGGCTCTTCGGCGTGTTCGCCGCCCTCGCTGTGGTGCTGGCCGCCTCCGGGCTCTATGGCGTGCTCTCCGCCATGGTCGCCGAGGGCACGCGCGAGATCGGGATCCGGGGTGCCCTGGGCGCATCGCGCGGGGGCATCCTGCGTCTCGTGCTCGGGCAGAGCGTGCGCTTCGCGCTCGTGGGGCTGGGCTCGGGCCTGGTGCTTTCCCTGCTGGGGGCACGCCTGCTCGGATCCCTGCTGTACGGAGTGGCTCCCTGGGATCCGCTCACCGTCGCGGGGGTGAGCGCGGTGTTGCTCGGCGTGGCCGTCCTCGCGGCGGGGCTGCCTGCGGTCCGCGCGGCGCGCATCGATCCGGCGGACGCGCTGCGGTCGGTGTAG
- a CDS encoding FtsX-like permease family protein: MRTLLVDLASAARGLARSPWTATLAAATLAVGLGASVALFAVAGPLVLDPTPHPEADRIVVPVAPVFRALALGVGLVLLLTCVTVANLLLARALRRDAELSVRAALGAGRRRLVGLFLAEGLWVGVLGGTLGLLVASWGLAGLRALAPRALPRLAEVGLEPHALGLALGLAVLAGLAAAAAPAWYATRADAGPGSGARTGRS; this comes from the coding sequence ATGCGCACCCTGCTCGTCGACCTCGCCTCCGCGGCCCGCGGCCTGGCCCGCAGCCCCTGGACCGCCACCCTGGCCGCCGCCACGCTCGCGGTGGGGCTGGGCGCGTCGGTGGCCCTGTTCGCCGTGGCCGGCCCGCTGGTCCTGGACCCCACGCCCCATCCGGAGGCCGACCGCATCGTCGTGCCGGTGGCGCCGGTCTTCCGCGCCCTGGCGCTGGGCGTGGGCCTGGTGCTCCTCCTGACCTGCGTGACCGTCGCCAACCTGCTCCTGGCGCGCGCGCTGCGTCGCGACGCCGAGCTCTCCGTCCGCGCCGCCCTCGGGGCGGGACGGCGCCGCCTGGTGGGGCTCTTCCTCGCCGAGGGGCTGTGGGTGGGCGTGCTCGGAGGGACGCTGGGCCTGCTGGTGGCGAGCTGGGGGCTCGCCGGGTTGCGCGCGCTCGCGCCGCGTGCCCTTCCGCGCCTCGCGGAGGTGGGGCTGGAGCCGCACGCCCTGGGGCTGGCGCTCGGCCTGGCCGTCCTGGCCGGGCTGGCGGCGGCCGCCGCGCCAGCCTGGTATGCCACCCGCGCGGACGCGGGGCCCGGTTCGGGGGCCCGCACGGGGCGTTCGTGA